CTCTATAACGGCGAAGTGATCACCGGGTTTGCCGGATCCACTGCCGATGCCTTTACCCTTTTTGAGCGGCTGGAAAAGAAGCTTGAGCAGTACAAGGGCAATCTGATGCGGGCCGCGGTGGAGCTGTCCATGGACTGGCGGACCGACAGGATGCTGCGCCGGCTTGAGGCCTTTCTGGTGGCAGTGGACCAGAAAGACTCCCTGTTGTTGAGCGGCAACGGTGATGTTATTGAGCCTGATGACGGAATCCTGGCCATTGGTTCCGGCGGCCCCTTTGCCCTGGCCGCGGCCAGGGGGCTTGTCCAGCACAGCGATCTGGACGCCGAGGCCATCTGCCGGGCGGCCATGGAGATCGCCGGTTCAATCTGCATCTACACCAACCGGGAAATCACCCTGGAAAAACTGTAATTTAAGTAAAGATGCACTCGTAGAAACGAAAATATTTACCGCAGAGTACGCAGAGGGCGCGAAGAAGAGCAAATTATTACAAGTGATTAACTCTGTGCCCTCTGCGCCCTCTGCGGTAAATTCAGACTTTTGCGACTTGATCAATAAAGATGAACTCGTAACAACCCGAAAGGCTTCAAATGCCACCCAATAAAATCAACAAGTTACAAGACGAATCACGTCCGTCGAGCGGGTTGTTGCGAGACCGACAATAAAAGGATGACATGAAAAGTAACAGTCAGATGAATTCATTGACCCCGAAAGAGATTGTCCGGGAACTGGATAAGTATATCATCGGCCAGGATCAGGCCAAGCGGTCAGTGGCCGTGGCCCTGCGCAACCGCTGGCGGCGACAGCAGGTCCAGCCCCCGTTGCGGGACGAGATAGCCCCTAAAAATATCATCATGATCGGCCCCACCGGGGTGGGAAAGACCGAGATCGCCCGGCGGTTGGCCGCCCTGGCCCAGTCGCCGTTTTTAAAGATCGAGGCGAGCAAATTCACCGAGATCGGCTATGTGGGCCGGGACGTGGAGTCGATGATCCGCGATTTGACCGAACTGGCGGTAAACATGGTGAAAAAGGAGGAACGGGAGGCGGTTGAGCAGCAGGCCAAGGAACTGGCCGAGGAACGGATGCTTGATCTGCTTCTGCCGCCTTCGTCGCCGCCGGGGAGCAGCATGTTTACCCGCCCCGGAGAGACGCCCGCCTTGAAACCGGATGCCGTCCCCGGCCCGGATGCAACCCGGGAACGCTTCCGGACCATGCTCCGGCAGGGCAAGCTGGATGAGCGTGAAGTGGAAATGGATGTGGCCGCGGCCTCACCTTCGCCCATGGTGGAGGTGTTTTCCAATGCCGGAACCGGGATGGAGGATATAGAGTCCAATCTCCGGGACGCCTTCAGCCGGATTTTCCCCCAGAAGAGCAAGACCCGCAAGGTCAAGGTGCCCGAGGCGATGAAGCTGCTGGCCATGGAAGAGGCGGAAAAACTCATTGACCGGGACCGGGTGATCTCCCTGGCCATCCAGCGTACCGAACAGTCAGGGATTATTTTTCTGGACGAGATCGACAAAATCGCCTCGCCGGAAGGGGGCGGGCACGGTCCCGAGGTCTCCCGGGAAGGGGTGCAGCGCGACCTTCTTCCCATTGTCGAGGGCGCTACCGTGGGTACCAAGTACGGCATGGTCCGGACCGACCATATCCTGTTCATTGCCAGCGGCGCCTTTCATCTCTGCAAACCATCGGACCTTGTCCCGGAACTGCAGGGCCGTTTTCCGATCCGGGTGGAACTGAACGGTCTGGGCGAAGATGAGTTCTACAGGATTCTTACCGAGCCGCGGAACGCCCTGATCAAACAGTATGTGGCCTTGATGGCCACTGAAAATATTGCCTTGCGGTTCAGTGACGAGACCATCCGGGAGATGGCCCGCCTGGCGGCCGAGGTGAATCGCAATACCGAGGACATCGGTGCCCGCCGGCTGCATACGATCATGGAGCGGGTCCTGGAGAAGCTCTCCTTTGACGCCTCGGACCTGGAAGAGGAAACCTTTGCGGTCACGGCCGGGTATGTGCGGGAACAAGTGGCGGATATTGCCAGGGACGAGGATCTGAGCCGATTCGTGTTGTAACCCGGCTCAAGGCGATCAGCGCGCGGGGATGAAGAAAAAACAGAAGAGGCGAGGGATTCATGGAGTACATAGAACCGGATTTGAAGTATTGCCCCCAATGTGATGACGAGTACCGTTCCGAAATCGAGCGGTGTGCCGCCTGCGGGGTGGAGTTGATCTCCGGCCGGGAGCAGCTCGACCGGCTGGCGGCACAGCGGCAACGCCTTGAGGGACGCAGCATGGAACTGCGGGCCGACGACAATCTGGTCAGCCTCCGCAGCGGCCCCCTGGCGGAGATCAAATACCTGGAGGGACTGTTGCAGGCAAAACGGATCGCCACCCTGATTGTTGCAGATGACGATTCCTGCGGCCAGGGCTGCTGCGCCTCCTCCTTTTACCTGCAGGCGCGGCAGGAGGATGCCCGGGAGGCCCAGGCCGTGCTGAACCGGGATTTCCGGGCCAGTACCGGACTTGACGCCCACGACATCAGCCATAGCGATGCCCTGTTCAATCCCCGGGCCGGCGCTGCCACCTGTCCGGCCTGCGGCTTTGTCTTTGCCACTACTACTACCACTGCCAATTGCCCGGACTGTGGACTCTGCCTTGGTTGAGACAATGGTCAGGCAGGGAAGAGTCAAGGACATATCCGGGATACGGCGCTGGCTGATACGGAACATGGAACAGGGAGATTGATGGATAACAAGGAACCGGTGCTGGTCATCGGGGCCGGGCCGGCAGGGCTGGCCGCGGCTTTTCAGTGTACCCGCCGGAGCAGGAGGGTCCGGGTCCTGGAGGCTGCCGACCGGGTCGGGGGCATCTCCCGGACCGAGGAATACAAGGGGTATCTTTTTGATATCGGCGGCCACCGTTTTTTCACCAAGATCAAGCGGATCGACCGTCTCTGGCGCGAGATGCTCGGCAATGACTTTATCCGGGTCGCCCGGATGTCCCGGATCTATTACCAGGGCCGTTTTTTCAACTATCCCCTGGAATGCGCCAATGCGCTTATCAATCTCGGCCTGATCGAGAGCGTGCTCATCGTCTTAAGCTATCTCCGGGCCCAGCTCAAAACCAGGGGGGAAGAGGATACCTTTGAGCAGTGGGTTTGCAACCGTTTCGGCCGGCGGCTCTATGCCACCTTTTTCAAGACCTATACCGAAAAGGTCTGGGGAATCCCCTGCCACGAGATCCGGGCCGACTGGGCCGCCCAGCGGATCAAGGGGTTGTCGCTGACCGTGGCCCTGGCCAATGCCCTGTTCGGCGGCCGTAATACAAAAAGCCTTATTGATGCCTTTGATTACCCGGTCCGTGGACCGGGCCTGATGTGGCAGCGTTTTCAGGAGGCAATCGAGGCGGCCGACGGTGAGGTGCGGCTCAACACCGAGGTGGTTCGACTGGAGCATGACCAGGGGCGGGTCGGCATGGTTGTCAGCCGTTGTCAGGGCAAGACCCGGCGGTTCTCCGTTGAGCAGGTTATTTCCAGTATCCCGGTTACCAGGCTGGTACAGCTTCTCGACCCCCCTCCGCCGGAGCCGGTGCTTGCCGCGGCCAGGGGGCTCAGCTACCGTGCCTTTTTGATCGTCTGCCTGATCGTTGACCGGGCCGACCTTTTTCCGGACCAGTGGATCTATGTCCACAGTTCAGAGGTCCGGGTCGGCCGGATCCAGAACTTTAAGAACTGGAGCGCGGCCATGGTGCCTGATCCCGGAACCACCAGTGTGGGGATGGAGTATTTTTGCAACCAGGGCGACGATACCTGGGACATGGCTGACAATGATCTGATTCGGCTGGCCGCGGCCGAACTGGGCTTCCTCGGCCTGGCTGAACCGGGTGAGGTGGTGGACGGCTGCGTGATCCGGCAGCCCGGGGCCTACCCGGTCTATGACCGTGACTATCGCCAACACCTGGCTGTTATCCGCCAGTATCTCGCCGGCTTTGCCAACCTCCAGACCGTGGGCCGCAACGGCACCCATCGCTATAATAACATGGATCATTCGATGCAGAGCGGGCTCCTGGCCGCGGAGAATCTGGAAGGGGCCGGTCATGATCTATGGGTGGTGGATGAAGACGATGAGTATCTGGAACAGGAACAGCGCCCCGACAGGCCGGAATCAGACTCGATCAGGCTCTTGAACCTGACCTTTGCCCGGATGGACAAGGTGGCCATCGCCTCTGCCGTGGGTACGGTCTGCGGCCTGCTGGTCTTTACGGCGACCATCTGGATCATCAGCCGGGGCGGTGATCCGACCGGGTCGCATCTGCGGCTGCTGTCCCAGTATTTCATCGGTTACACCGTTTCAATGCAAGGCGCCTTTATCGCCTTTGCCTACACCTTTTTCTGGACCTTTTTATTTGCCTGGCTTTTTGCCTATATCCGCAATTTTATTCTGGCCCTTTACCTGTTTCATATCAGGAAAAAGACCGAGTTGTTGACCTTAAAGGATTTTTTTGATCATCTCTAATGTCCGGTCAAGGGGCGGAGTTTGTAGCGATACCGAATATTCCGCGGGCCGCGGCCGGGAGGAGATCATGGAAGAGAACGAAATCATGGCAGGGGAAGACGAAAAACTGTTCAGCGGGGTGCTGTTGCTCAATGCCAAGGTCATGGGGCTGGCACTGGGGGTGATCTGTGCCCTTGGCCTGTTCGTGGCCACCAACTGGCTGGTGATCAAGGGCGGCCCGCGGGTGGGCCCGCACCTCCAACTCCTGAGCCAGTATTTTATCGGCTACCGGGTGACCTTTGCCGGCAGCCTGATCGGCGCGGGCTACGGTTTTGCGGTGGGAACCCTGGCCGGGGCAATGATCGGCTGGATCTATAACCGGATCGTTGCCTTCAGGAGATGACCGGCGCGCCGGTCACCACCTGCTGTTTTTCTTTCTCCGCCCGTTCAGGGTGACTGGTTTTTTTTCATAGAGGATCGCCCGGTATCCCAGGATGGAGTTGACTTCGGAGCTGAACCCGCTGCACGGCTTGATGGTAAAATCCTCGGGAACCGTGATATCCACTTCGCCCCGGCCGGGATAATGGATGGTCAGCAGGACCGGGCAGGAGCCATGGAAGCGGTAGAACAGTTTTTTTAACTCCGTCAGTTTCGGGCGGGAGGCCTGCTCCGGATGAATTATGATCCGGGCGCCGGCAGTGTATTTGCCCCGGGCCTCCTCCAGGGTATCGATGCTGTCGGCAATGATCTTGTTGCCCCGTTCATCCTTTTTGACCGTGCCCTGAACGATCAGCGGTGTATCGCTCCGGAACAGATGCACGCTGCGGGCAAACACCTCCGGAAAGACAACCACCTCGATGGTGCCGGCAATGTCCTCCAGGGTGATAAATCCCATCCGGTCGCCTTTTTTGCTTTTATGCTCCTTGAGTTCCCGGATCAGGCCGCCGATCCGGACCGGTTGGCTGTCGGAGATTTCGGCCAGGCCGATGATCTCAAGGTCGGTCACCGCCTTGATCTCGTCGCGGAAATTATCCAGCGGATGGCCGGTGATATAAAAGCCCACGGTCTCCTTTTCAAAGGCCAGCCGGTCCTGTTCGTTCCATTCCGGGATGTCGGGCAAATCAATGGCCGTGACGCCGGGGCTGTCGCTTGTCTCCATCACTGTAAAAAGAGATATCTGGCCGCTCAAGCGGTCGCGTTGGGCGGCCTGGGCCTGTTCCAGGGCCTGGTCGAGGATGGCGAAGAACTGGGCCCGCTTGCCCTTGAGCGAATCAAAGGCCCCGGCCTTGATCAGGCTCTCGATGACCCGGCGGTTGACCCGGCGGAGATCGACCCGGGAGCAGAAGTCGGCCAGCGATTGAAAGGCCCCTTCCCGGGCCCGCTCCTCGATGATCGAGTCAAGGGCCGCCTGGCCCACGTTCTTCACCGCGGCCAGGCCGAAGCGGATCCGGTCGTTGATCACCGTGAAGTCCTTGGCGCTTTCATTGATATCCGGGGGCAGCACCTCGATGTCGCGGTCCTTGCACTCGTTGATGTAGAGGACCACCTTGTCGGTGTTGTTCACATCGCAGGAGAGCAGGGCGGCCATGAACTGGGCCGGATAGTGGGCCTTGAGATAGGCGGTCTGGTAGGCGATCAGGGCATAGGCGGCGCTGTGCGACTTGTTGAAGCCATAGCCGGCGAATTTGGCCATCAGGTCGAAGATGTGTTCCGCCTTGTCAACGGGAACGCGGTTGGCCGCGGCCCCGGCCATGAATTTTGCCCTTTCCTTCTCCATTACCGCGGGGATCTTCTTGCCCATGGCCCGGCGGAGGATATCGGCATCGCCCAGGGAATAACTGGCCAGGACATTGGCGATCTTCATCACCTGTTCCTGATAGACGATCACCCCGTAGGTCTCTTCCAGGACCGGTTTGAGCTGGGGCAGGGGATAGGTCACCGGTATCTTGCCGTGTTTGCCGTCGACAAAGGTGCCGAGCATGCCGCTTTCCATCGGGCCCGGGCGATAGAGGGCAACCAGGGCGATGAGATCGGAGAAGATCTCGGGCTGCATGCTGGTCAACAGGCTGCGCATTCCAGAGCTTTCCAGCTGAAAGACCCCCAGGGCATCGCCCCGGCAGAGCAGGTCATAGGTCTTGAGGTCGTCCAGGGGAAGGGCGTTGATTTCAAGCCGGCGGCCGATATCCGCCTCGATCAGTTTGAGGGCCCGGTCGATCACGGTCAGGGTCTTCAGACCGAGGAAGTCGAACTTGATCAGCCCGGTCAGCTCGGTGTACTTCATGTCGTACTGGGTAAGGACCTCGTCCTTCTGGCCCTTGCACAGGGGCAGGTATTCCATCATCGGTCGCGGCGAGATCACCACCCCGG
Above is a window of Desulfobacterales bacterium DNA encoding:
- the hslV gene encoding ATP-dependent protease subunit HslV, whose protein sequence is MRSTTIITVRHKGEVVVAGDGQVTLGNTVVKHAARKVRRLYNGEVITGFAGSTADAFTLFERLEKKLEQYKGNLMRAAVELSMDWRTDRMLRRLEAFLVAVDQKDSLLLSGNGDVIEPDDGILAIGSGGPFALAAARGLVQHSDLDAEAICRAAMEIAGSICIYTNREITLEKL
- the hslU gene encoding ATP-dependent protease ATPase subunit HslU, encoding MNSLTPKEIVRELDKYIIGQDQAKRSVAVALRNRWRRQQVQPPLRDEIAPKNIIMIGPTGVGKTEIARRLAALAQSPFLKIEASKFTEIGYVGRDVESMIRDLTELAVNMVKKEEREAVEQQAKELAEERMLDLLLPPSSPPGSSMFTRPGETPALKPDAVPGPDATRERFRTMLRQGKLDEREVEMDVAAASPSPMVEVFSNAGTGMEDIESNLRDAFSRIFPQKSKTRKVKVPEAMKLLAMEEAEKLIDRDRVISLAIQRTEQSGIIFLDEIDKIASPEGGGHGPEVSREGVQRDLLPIVEGATVGTKYGMVRTDHILFIASGAFHLCKPSDLVPELQGRFPIRVELNGLGEDEFYRILTEPRNALIKQYVALMATENIALRFSDETIREMARLAAEVNRNTEDIGARRLHTIMERVLEKLSFDASDLEEETFAVTAGYVREQVADIARDEDLSRFVL
- a CDS encoding FAD-dependent oxidoreductase; translation: MDNKEPVLVIGAGPAGLAAAFQCTRRSRRVRVLEAADRVGGISRTEEYKGYLFDIGGHRFFTKIKRIDRLWREMLGNDFIRVARMSRIYYQGRFFNYPLECANALINLGLIESVLIVLSYLRAQLKTRGEEDTFEQWVCNRFGRRLYATFFKTYTEKVWGIPCHEIRADWAAQRIKGLSLTVALANALFGGRNTKSLIDAFDYPVRGPGLMWQRFQEAIEAADGEVRLNTEVVRLEHDQGRVGMVVSRCQGKTRRFSVEQVISSIPVTRLVQLLDPPPPEPVLAAARGLSYRAFLIVCLIVDRADLFPDQWIYVHSSEVRVGRIQNFKNWSAAMVPDPGTTSVGMEYFCNQGDDTWDMADNDLIRLAAAELGFLGLAEPGEVVDGCVIRQPGAYPVYDRDYRQHLAVIRQYLAGFANLQTVGRNGTHRYNNMDHSMQSGLLAAENLEGAGHDLWVVDEDDEYLEQEQRPDRPESDSIRLLNLTFARMDKVAIASAVGTVCGLLVFTATIWIISRGGDPTGSHLRLLSQYFIGYTVSMQGAFIAFAYTFFWTFLFAWLFAYIRNFILALYLFHIRKKTELLTLKDFFDHL
- the dnaE gene encoding DNA polymerase III subunit alpha, which codes for MPEARTADFVHLHVHTQYSLLDGAIRLDDLLDKCKEFGMDTVAITDHGAMHGALEFYVKARKAGIKPIIGCEFYIAPTDRFDRSAKRSGEAAFHLVLLAMDRTGYQNLLKLTSIAQLEGFHYKPRIDKELLGRYHGGLIALTACLHGEIPYLIARGDLKSARQAARFYQDLFGDRLYFELQESGIPEQTAVNTGLVQLAAEMNVKLVATNDCHYLNRRESHAHEVLLCVQTGKTIHDDNRFKFSTDELYFKSPEEMGKGFAFCPEAINTTLEVAERCNLELEFGEHHFPIFPVPEGESLDSLFEKQARQGLKERLAFIREHGGLPPESEKIYQQRLNHEIEVIRTMGFPGYFLIVADFINWAKGRGIPVGPGRGSGAGSLAAYCLKITDIDPIPYGLIFERFLNIERKSMPDFDVDFCQDRRGEVLQYVQEKYGGAANVAQIITYGTMKARAVIRDVGRALAMPYGDVDRIAKLIPEQLKITIKAAIEQEPRLRDAMKHDPAVAELVEVARVLEGLARHTSTHAAGVVISPRPMMEYLPLCKGQKDEVLTQYDMKYTELTGLIKFDFLGLKTLTVIDRALKLIEADIGRRLEINALPLDDLKTYDLLCRGDALGVFQLESSGMRSLLTSMQPEIFSDLIALVALYRPGPMESGMLGTFVDGKHGKIPVTYPLPQLKPVLEETYGVIVYQEQVMKIANVLASYSLGDADILRRAMGKKIPAVMEKERAKFMAGAAANRVPVDKAEHIFDLMAKFAGYGFNKSHSAAYALIAYQTAYLKAHYPAQFMAALLSCDVNNTDKVVLYINECKDRDIEVLPPDINESAKDFTVINDRIRFGLAAVKNVGQAALDSIIEERAREGAFQSLADFCSRVDLRRVNRRVIESLIKAGAFDSLKGKRAQFFAILDQALEQAQAAQRDRLSGQISLFTVMETSDSPGVTAIDLPDIPEWNEQDRLAFEKETVGFYITGHPLDNFRDEIKAVTDLEIIGLAEISDSQPVRIGGLIRELKEHKSKKGDRMGFITLEDIAGTIEVVVFPEVFARSVHLFRSDTPLIVQGTVKKDERGNKIIADSIDTLEEARGKYTAGARIIIHPEQASRPKLTELKKLFYRFHGSCPVLLTIHYPGRGEVDITVPEDFTIKPCSGFSSEVNSILGYRAILYEKKPVTLNGRRKKNSRW